In one window of Henckelia pumila isolate YLH828 chromosome 1, ASM3356847v2, whole genome shotgun sequence DNA:
- the LOC140863683 gene encoding uncharacterized protein, translating to MTVGNGQNVKVCGICTALGHETDMCPTLQEETSAQVNAAGGFPGTPQQRNYDPYSNTFNPGWKDHPNLRYYNPLMNQPAPQAPPQNQAYKPPYHPRQQRPQIPAPGNESKYPTLENSSGGQLATTINRLETQNSSRLPSQTMMNPKENVSAITLKSGRELKVHEEVVKKPIENEEVEESKLEETELNNKEAPRAMFPPLSEYKPIAPFPLALKESRKDESIKGLYEIFRRCEVNISLLDAIKQVSAVIQRKILTKCKDPGMFSIPFKIGYIQLDTTMLDLGASINVMSYSVYASLKLGPLNETTIVVQMADKSTIFPRGVVEDVLVQVDKLVFPADFYVIDMNNNDLNCPILLGKPFLKTSKSIIDVNNSTLTMKFYGEIVKFHIFDTLKIPGCEIVVNNLDVNEYLSKEHKIVVKKSELKEEMAQPAKNSIAEIFISDLQDYKLDSITIAVSKIGIAVYLGFSKINIAKVGIRVSYYVDPSRMELEENIQFSTLGNSPG from the exons atgactgtagggaatggacaaaatGTGAAGGTTTGCGGAATTTGCACTGCGTTGGGACATGaaactgacatgtgtcccacgcTTCAAGAGGAAACGAGCGCACAAGTCAATGCagctggaggatttcctggGACACCACAACAGAGAAATTATGATCCTTATTCGAATACATTCAAtccaggttggaaggatcatccaaacctTAGATATTACAATCCTTTGATGAACCAGCCTGCACCTCAGGCACCACCGCAAAATCAAGCTTACAAGCCACCATATCATCCACGACAGCAGCGTCCGCAAATTCCTGCGCCTG gaaacgagagcaagtatccaacactTGAAAACTCAAGTGGGGGGCAGTTGGCAACAACAATAAACAGGTTGGAGACACAAAATTCTAGCAGATTACCATCACAGACAATGATGAATCCAAAAGAGAATGTGAGTGCAATCACCTTAAAGAGTGGAAGAGAGTTGAAGGTTCATGAAGAAGTGGTGAAAAAGCCGATAGAAAACGAAGAGGTGGAGGAATCCAAGCTGGAAGAGACTGAGCTTAATAACAAAGAGGCACCGAGAGCTATGTTTCCTCCTCTTTCTGAGTATAAACCTatagccccttttcccttagcattgaAAGAGTCTAGGAAGGATGAGAGCATTAAGGGGTTATATGAaatttttcgtagatgtgaggtcaaTATTTCCTTGTTAGATGCTATCAAAcaa gtTTCTGCTGTGATACAAAGAAAAATACttacaaaatgcaaggatccaggtatgttttcgatTCCTTTTAAGATAGGATATATTCAGCTTGATACAACCATGCTAGACTTAGGAGCGTCGATTAATGTCATGTCATATTCTGTTTATGCCTCCTTAAAGCTAGGGCCCTTGAATGAGACTACAATTGTTGTTCAGATGGCTGATAAATCTACTATTTTTCCTAGAGGAGTGGTAGAGGATGTTCTTGTGCAAGTTGATAAATTGGtttttcctgctgatttttatgtgaTTGATATGAATAACAATGATCTGAATTGTCCAATTTTGCTAGGAaaaccatttttgaaaacttcaaagTCTATTATAGATGTCAATAATAGTACTCTTACTATGAAATTTTATGGGGAGATTGTtaagtttcatatttttgataccctgaAAATTCCTGGTTGTGAAATTGTTGTTAATAATCTTGATGTTAATGAGTACTTGTCAAAAGAACACAAGATAGTTGTGAAGAAGAGTGAGCTGAAAGAAGAAATGGCACAACCTGCTAAAAATTCTATTGCTGAAATTTTTATCTCTGATTTGCAG gattacaagttggattcaataacgATAGCAGTATCAAAAATTGGAATAGCAGTAtatctaggcttttccaagatcaaCATTGCCAAGGTCGGCATCAGAGTTTCGTATTATGtagatcccagcaggatggagctggaagagaatATTCAGTTTTCAACGCTAGGAAATTCTCCGGGTTGA